In Raphanus sativus cultivar WK10039 unplaced genomic scaffold, ASM80110v3 Scaffold3999, whole genome shotgun sequence, the DNA window AATTTTTGTTCACCCGGGAAAACCAAACCGCGTGAAAATTTTCGCGCACCGCCAATTGgtttatatttaatgattccGACGGAATACTGACGAACCCGTGTCCGTCGGAATCATCAAATATAATTacccttcttcttccttcttcgttATTTCCGCCTCTCTCTCTATCCTCTCCGCcgtttctctctctttcaagGCGATTCCGGCGGTTTTCGAGCTCCCATCCCCGGCGATTCCTCTACCCACGCTCATATCTCTTCCCCCAAACCCGAAATCATGTAAGAATCATCCTAACCTttgtttatttcaattttttagggttttggatgttaGATCTCCGATTTGAGGTTGTTTGATTGAATGTTTTAGGATTGAATGGATTGTTTAGGATATATAAGTTAGGATTGTTGTTTGAAttgttgttttaattttttttctggaattatttggtgtttttgttaaaattcaaaacgttttactatttttaaaacgttttttgatttttaaaaacgtttttcaagtttacagtttaaactatgtattatttaaaacgttttaattttttttatgatttttagaaacgtttttttgatttttaaaaacgttttttgatttttaaaaacatttttgatttttaaaaacattttacgatttttaaaaatatttaacaacctttttcaatatttataaaaaaaattatattttttatatttttatatatatatataaatcattttttatgtaaaaatcaatttaattaatttgatgtattaatttttttaggtCCGAGGAATCACCCCGCCCCGCAGCCCGTCGACGTAGTTCGGTGAGCTCTTCCCGTGCATCGGGATCGTCTCACGAACAAAACTCGTTTCCCGCATATATTCCCGCTCCACCTCCCGCTCCTGCTCAACAGAATCCGGGGGTCATGCCAGTTGAACTATTGGTTCAACAACCGGGTCGAGAGCATCTCCCGGTTCTCCATCCCACCCCACGACGAGGACATAGCACttggttagtattttttttatttgtagcaTTATGTTTTTTTCCATTAATTAACTTGCtaacttgtatttttttaaaggttcaccaagTCGAGTAATGGCATTAGCAGGAGCATCAACCAGATGATGTATTCCATGCTCCAAATTGGATATACGAAGTGGAGTGAGATCCCTCAAGACGACCAAGAGTTGTGGTTTCGTCAATTTGCGGTACTAActcttcattttttaaaattatttacattttttttaatatatctacttattaaaattatgtgtgttttgtaGCAAGAGTTCAACTGGCACCCCGATCACACGGAAACAGTCCGTATTAGATTCAAAGCTAAGGCCATGGACTCTTATACAAAGCAGGTGAACGCGTGGAAGAAAGTTTGGCAGAAGAACAAGAGGCCACGGAACATCAACGGGAGGGTGTTCGAGCAGTTGATAGTTCATTGGCAGAAGGACGAAACTGCAGAGACGTCTTCTAGGAACTCTAAGAACCGGAAGAGCGATCGTGGCGGGAAAGGTATGTATGTGCACAACCTCGGGGCTTGCTCTATGTCTACTAAGGAAGATGaacttgtaagttttttttttatttatctttatgtttatttatataaatattttttatattccttGGCTAATAATGGCGGTTTTTTAGATCGAAGCAAATGACGGTAATCCCGTTGATCGACTCCAACTCATTAAGGTGGCTCACACTAACAAGACGACGGGTCAAATTCAGGACCTCTTGATCAAAGATGTCGTTGATTTGGTGGAAACTGAAATAGCATCTCAATCTCAGCCTCTCTCTGATGACGGCGATTCAGTGGGAGCTTCAACCAACTTGTCCCGATTGCAAATAAATGAGATGGTtgaaaaggtaatttttttatcaatatattcattttataatgTAGTTTactaacttaaaatattttgtaggcTGTTCCTAAAAGGAAAGGAGGCTTTTTAGTTGGATTGGCCCGCCGTGCTTCTTCGTATCCGGCATCTTCTTCGCAGGTTCCGTATGCCGATCCCATGATTCTCGAGGAGCTACATGACAAAGGTGAACGGATTGTGGCATTGGAGGAGCAGAACGCCACTATCCAAGCTGAGAATGCCACTATCCAAGCTGAGAATGCCACTATCCTTGCTGAGTTGGCATCCCAAAAGAAGACCAACGCCGAGATAATGGAGAAGCTAAACCGTTTATTTGCTTCGAGTTCTTagttttttctgaattttaaaactttctgaatgttttttttaatatttcggtttgtatgaatttaaattctataatattattagttttcaatttcagatttattttaattaaatttataaaattgcaaaatttaattctataataaaaaatatttaaaaatgcaaaatataattatttttaaaaaatttggaaataCTGACGAACCATGTCCCTCGGAAAATACTGACGAATTGCGGTCCTCGGAaggttcgtcggtattttccgacGAACCcagttcgtcggtattttctgacAAACCAACGTTCGTCAGTATTTTCCGAGGGACTTGGTTCGTCAGTATTTCCAATTTTCCGATGACCACTGTTGTCGGAGCTGTTATCGGAATGTGGTCAGAAGTTCGTCAGAATAAAGTTTCTCGGTATTCGTCAGAAATTCGTCGGTGTGGCTGACGAAATTCCGACGAAGTtcgaaattccgacgaaatgaTACCGACGGACAGTTTCGTCAGATATTCGTCAAAATATGTCTATTCCGACGATATTCTGACGAATTCGTCCGTCAGTATCCGCCTGCTTTCTTGTAGTGCCCATGCTCATCGctatgtcttgtttcttcgttATGGGACCGATCTTTTCAAGTGATCACCTTCATATCGTACTAGAGGGAGTGGGCAGAGAGATATCTCTAGTTTCCCTCGTATTATTCTGATTCAATCAGACaaagatatgaattttacacATAGCAATTTCTATACTATACTTGTTAATTACCGATCAAAACTAAGGCCGGGTAAAATAACCGAACCCAATCCAACCCCAAAAGTTTGTAGTTAACCAAAATCGAAGTTGGTAAAAAATCTGAATAGATCcaaatttttgtatttgaagAATCGGATCCG includes these proteins:
- the LOC130507080 gene encoding uncharacterized protein LOC130507080, with protein sequence MSEESPRPAARRRSSVSSSRASGSSHEQNSFPAYIPAPPPAPAQQNPGVMPVELLVQQPGREHLPVLHPTPRRGHSTWFTKSSNGISRSINQMMYSMLQIGYTKWSEIPQDDQELWFRQFAQEFNWHPDHTETVRIRFKAKAMDSYTKQVNAWKKVWQKNKRPRNINGRVFEQLIVHWQKDETAETSSRNSKNRKSDRGGKGMYVHNLGACSMSTKEDELIEANDGNPVDRLQLIKVAHTNKTTGQIQDLLIKDVVDLVETEIASQSQPLSDDGDSVGASTNLSRLQINEMVEKAVPKRKGGFLVGLARRASSYPASSSQVPYADPMILEELHDKGERIVALEEQNATIQAENATIQAENATILAELASQKKTNAEIMEKLNRLFASSS